Within the Erigeron canadensis isolate Cc75 chromosome 6, C_canadensis_v1, whole genome shotgun sequence genome, the region CACCACCTCTTTCCACTATTTCTTAACATCCCAACCGCGAATACCACTTTCAAATGAGAGGGACATTGACTAGTACGGAATGCCCCCTCGATCTCGGATATCCACCGGGTACACACGATGGGATCACGGTCACCGTGATACTCCGGTGGGTGGCACACTTCAAAGTCTCAGAAGGTGAATTTCTTCTTGTAAGTTCTTTCCCCGGTCACTTCTACTTCCTTTTCATCTTCAGTTTTCTTGCCTTTATCTTTGGCATCACGCTTCTCGAACTCCCGTTGCACATTAATTGCAACTTCTTCCTTGATCATTTGGGCAATATGATCATTTACCGCCCCTTCCAATGTTTGATTTAGCCTTTTGAGCAAAACCGGAGTATACTTTTCAAGCGCTCTCCCAATTTGGTCTGAGATATCCATGCTATCTTCATTAAATATAGGCTCTTCTTCTTCGTTTTGTTGATGGTGTTCATCTTTGTTGTTATGTTGATCGGCCATACTATAATAAGATTTAGATAAACTGATTTAATTCATAATTTATCTTCAGACACTCAAACTAAAGCCAACCCTATAACTTTATACGAAACCGTTCAAGGTTTGATGCCGTTAGTTTATAAATCCGTTAGTATTCCAACCACAATAAGGCcggcttcttattgtgcttCAAATACTAACAAGTCGATAAACTAGCATCATCAAACACATCTTTCGGTCCCATATAATGTTTCGGATACCTAAGGTCGAGTCTGAACTAAGGTTAAAGTCTAGGCACTCTCTAAACGAGGGTaaacctaaatcccttaaaccttggctctgataccaacttgaaacGCCTCGACTCAATTTAGTCCTAAAAGTATgaacataaaataaaagaaacgcaaattagttaaattatacttagaaaaaataCGGCCAATTTTCGCAAAAAATCAAAgttctcaaatttgaaaaatgacaaattgaaccttcttagaatgttaatataagtctattgtatgagtttcaggtcccggaaagatcaaacgaagcctcggtaaataagtgtaaaaattacagaggagcacggctcttgtgtccTGCAGAGGCCGTCCACAAGAGCCGTCCTCTGCACAAAGGCCGTCCTCTTCAGGTTTCGTACTTTTGACAAATTGAACAACTTTCGACCCCTTTTTCTCAAAATCGAGCTTCCGACAACTGATTAGCAACTTATTTTTGacataaatcaactaacactACATTTCCAAAAGTCTCCATACCATCCATTTATACAAACCAAGTTTCTACAAGTAAACGGGTcatcttacccattttgacacaatTTTCGCCCAAAGTGCAACTTTACATCTTTTCTAAAAAGTTTTACACCTGATCTTTtacataatataacaaaatatgacCATCAacccaaaatgtaccaagagtcAAAAGGAGAGGGATAACTAAGCCTCTAAACCCAAAAGCttgtcattcatccatgaatgacctaaataccttcaaatCTTGCAAATCTTTACTTCAaccacttcaagctctaaatcAACACTTTCAAATCAACAATCCTAGTTCcctcttccggaactacctataaaaagggtaaacaactaaaatataagcaaaggcttagtgaatatacttgcatacatttacgattacgaaggagggcaagtacaaggactattacatgtaacctatggcatcgtcatgacACATTTACAtgttcaccttgcacactaacaacacatatatggatccatataagccaatcaattaccacacatggactaacaacttcaacatggtggtctttccacacatggacaaataacttcaacatggtggtctttccacacatggacaaatagcttcaacatggtggtctttccacacatggacaaataacTTCATCATGGTGGTCtatccacacatggacaaatacttcaacatggtggtcaattgacccaacataaacataaaggtatgcaaatatactcactgtaacatcccaaacttttcaagtttgactatttgactagACCGTTAGTTAACGTTAGTTTCCGTCAAGCTTATGATTGGATAATGTGATTAaatgtttatgtttgttaatATGGTATGCCTTTTTATTGATGTTTAGATGGAAAACAAAGCTTTGAGGGGGCTAAGTGTGCATTTAGAAAACTGTAGGTAACCTATTGCTATTAGGGTTAATAAACCGTAAAtctggtatatatatagttcgTTTTTCCCTAGCTTTTGGCCGTCGAAACTCACAAAAGTGGtgcagagaaaaaaaaaggctaCATCCAATTTAATTATTTGGGTTTTCTATTTGTTTTAGTGATTCAAGATAATTAGGAAAGCAAATAATATTCATTGAGTTTTGCTGTGTCATGCTAGCCGCCGGAACatattgataaatttctttcaattcttgcatccaataataataattatactaaTAAGATCTTCTAAGTTTTCTTGTTCTGCGATCGAATTTATAGCAAAGGTACAAGACATTCGAACTAttgctattattatttttatgtgaACAACTATAGACGATGTGCTTACTAGTTTGGTTATCATGATAGATATTATTGGTATGTCGGGATTCGGTGCGTAAGTTAGCGGGTAAtcataagtatatgtatataggtTATTTACCATGCTCGTGATGCAACCTGACGATATAAGTACGTTTTTAAACAGCTTCATATAATAAGCACGTAAGGTAGTAATCATGTTCGAGCCATCTGTTAATATAGTCAAGATAATGGTTTCGTTACGATATGCGAGtcggtatatatatagtttctacGACGAGTAAGTGTCTTAAACGCGTTATTGTTATGGACATGTATAAGCAATCCTGAATACGTAAAGTcgagttatatgtatatatttctaaAGTAGCAAGTctcgtagtttttttttttagttaacatAATCTATgttgtttgttaaaaaaaaatgataacaaaCATTCACGGGTGTTTACATCGTAGAGGTCATGGCAGTATGATAAACTAGTAGTAATAAAATATTGTACAATATATAAGTTAGTAACAACATGAGAATGGATTATGGTTACAAGAATTCATGCACTATCAATTCataagtttatttaatttaattgcaaGATTACTTTGTTCAGAATTTGGCATGGACTCACGTCGccatgatttatttttattctcatGGATCATTGgttgattttattaaaagttcatTAGATCTTAAATGTAATTAGTGTAATGTTATAATTATCTAGACAATTAGCAGATTAAAGTGTGAAAGTTTAATAAATAAGATATTGCAAGGCTACATGGATTGATAGTAAATTCCATTTACATTGTACAGTTTTGTTAGGCTTTTAAAACATGGAGGTTGCTTTAATTCATGCTAGCTGTACGTAATTCTATTGTTATGAAAGTAACTAGTGTTACAAGTAGGTAAAGAACTACGACAGTTTCTGCACTTTTAGATGTGTTAATTGTTAAGATGGTCGATGttgatattatattatttaatgttaTCATAATTTAGGTGTTTAGATGTTTCTGAAGTAAAGCGTAAGGTCttcgaggtaagataacatctttcgtcacctgatggtacaacaaaacatagttttataagttaaacccccaaataaatataattgtatgttTTTATGATTATGGGATTATATGGGAGGTTCTCATGGGATATGTATAATTACCATTGATGATTAATTGtaagttatatatgttttaacgGTATGATGATATGcatgtgatatgaaatgatttaatgatatgattatatgaatgtttgcatggcttgaacacctagtcactagacatatgaataggattgccatgtcacgtgcacttttaagggccctaaagtaaagatgattttatgtgattagtttaggtgaaagttagcctaagctaatataattaataagtctcgagcatatgtaaagtcttgtgttaagcttaacccgtgctagttccaaggagctagtgcgtacgtggtcacgtggtttgggaatcatgatacctcccgtggcatagttatgtttgaatatttcgggtggagtaactaaccaccaatgcataaaggcataaacgatttattcagttggatagacattgtctttccttaacgacgccgatggaccaccttatggtttacccatcatgtcgggtgtgaggactccatgtatggtctatgaccgcctacacacaaccccacatctcTATGTaagtgacataagtcacttatcCTATGTCTAGGCAAAGATATAAAGTAATGAAAGAAAAGTTAGGCACATTAGGTATATGATGACCCTATTGTGTtatatgctatgtatgtgatattaactcTTATGACAcgttttttgttaatatattatgaaatggcaaatgttttcaaatcatgttatcttacttagctaatttattagctaacacttgctcttttgaaaatgttgtgccttcaggataagcaggcTTGAGCTAGGAAaagattagctcggtgagatgggtagaagtaATAAAGAAGATTAACATTAGAcattgaatgcttagacttcaccTCTTAGCCATTGTTTGGCtactttatttatgatttatgatgcatgtaataatgatggcatttatgttggtgccatgacttggattttacttttattgttttgatgatgcacatTAGCAACACCATTTATGAAAGGTACCATCCGTTACGGATGGGGCAATTTTTAAAGTGATCTATTCCGCTAcattttaaacgccgtttggcaaagtttttaaaaatccaggtttttaaacgacgggtgttacactcacctccttcgcaacAAAGACAATAACGCTAAACgaacaagcacaagcaagcttcaacctcaACAAGAAAGATAATTACTTGGAGTTTTAGATTCACAATTCCTTCCTCCTTTTTCTCCCAATTTTCAGCTACCACCACTAAACCCACTAACCCTAACTTTGAATTCTTGAATAAAGATtacttgatggtgatgattaataTGATTGTTCTTATCCTTGAATTGAAGGAATTTAgcttgattttgaaaatgaaatgaaagagGATTGCATGTAGAATAAAAGAGAGCCAAAGTGGAAGTGTGAGTCAAAGGAAAAGGTGGCTGGCACCCTCTTGGCTTGCTACGCCCCATATGAATTTTTGGTAttaaaatacccgctatccgctaaagttccaactaaattaaccccatattcaaaaataaaatactaggaaattaatttaatgccaaaactataaaaaggggtcaatttcttttaccttaaaatatttggggtgttacattgatcacatgtgcacgaatattgctatgatcacatgtatgcaagtcgatcacatgtaatcatagcaatattcgtgcacatgtgatcaacaaTCCagatctccacataattgtataacggatgataatccatgcctccacacaattataaacttcaaaattacacataagttattcagaaaacaataaaaaacaattttcatgtaaagaataatcatcggttgggcttgatttgaaaagttctcaaaggttctcgtaaaaaaaaagtttctcaaaataacttttcactatatataaagtAGTTATTCTATCTTTTTAAAGCCTTcttcaaaaataaacttatgTTAAAACATTGACACTTAGGATTTTATCTTATAtgtcattttcatatttttttacaatatattgaattaaataaaaactttatatacacaAACTTCTACCGAAAGAAAtcccatatcaaaattaaagcCCGTACAAACTTaacatatgtttttaaatttttgaaaaaatatatttatcaaatatctATACATTTTGTTTGAGATGTTGGAAAAGAGAGAAATCCTAAGGAGACTGTGAAGTAGCTAGGTGATAAGAAGACTTGCCCGGGCTtgaaagctatatatataattttttatatatataattttttttatattttatattgtgTAACCCAAAGCGCATTCCTTTAAGAAAGCATCCAATTCCATTTTTCTTTCGTTAGTTAAGCCACCTTTTTCTAAAAGGGATTGTAGTAATTCTGTTTTTATACTCTTTAAAATGGCTCTCTCATATTGAGAAATTCTGTCTATTGGCATTCGATCACAGAATCCATTGACAGCTGCATAAAtgactaaaatttgtttttcaattggAAGTGGTGCATATTGTGGTTGTTTCAGTACTTCTGTAAGCCTTGCACCTCTATTGAGTAATGCCTGAGTCGCAGCATCCAGGTCTGACCCAAATTGAGCAAAGGCGGCCACTTCACGATATTGTGCCAATTCCAGCTTTAAACTACTGTAGACttgtttcatagtttttaattgaGCGGCAGACCCAACACGACTGACAGATAAGCCGACGTTAATAGCAGGTCTAATTCCGCGATAAAAGAGCTCTGTTTCCAAACAGATTTGTCCATCAGTAATGGAGATCACATTAGTAGGAATATAGGCTGATACGTCTCCAGCTTGTATTTCAATGATGGGTAAGGCGGTCAAGCTACCTGCGCCTGTCTGGTCCGATCGTTTAGCGGCTCTTTCTAAGAGACGGGAATGTAAATAGAAAACATCCCCTGGGAAAGCCTCACGGCCTGGTGGTCGGCGTAACAATAATGACATTTGTCGATATGCCACTGCCTGTTTACTAAGATCATCATAAATTATTAACGCGTTCATTCCATTATCGCGGAAATATTCCCCCATGGCACAGCCAGAATATGGGGCCAGAAATTGCAGAGGAGCAGGATCCGAAGCGGTGGCTGCTACAAGAATGGAATATTCCATAGCATTCGCTTTTGAAAGAATTTGAACTAATTGCACCACAGCCGAGCGTTTATGCCCAATCGCTACATAGACACAATACAATGTCTCACTCTCAGAGGTGCTCCTTGAGTTCATTTGCTTTTGCTTTAATATGGTATCGATAGCAATAGCTGTTTTTCCAGTTTGTCGGTCCCCGATTATAAGTTCTCGTTCACCACGGCCTATAGGAACCAGGCTATCTACCTCTTTTAACCCAGTTTGCATAGGCTCGTGCACAGATTTACATTCAATAATCCCAGGGGCTTTAACTTCGACACGTCTTCGCTCGTGATCGCTTAGCGCCCCTCTTCCATCAATAGGTACTCCCAAGGCGTCGACCACCCCCCCTAGCATAGCCTTTCCCGCAGCGACATCCACAATAGAGCCAGTGCGCTTGACAAGATCTCCTTCTTTAATAGCAGTATCACTACCAAAGACAACAATCCctacattttcattctcaagATTCAAGACTATTCCTTTCACACCGCTGGCAAATTCAACCATTTCCCCGGCTTGAATCTCGTTCAACCCATAAACACGTGCAATCCCATCTCCAACTGAGACCACTCGACCAATCTCATCCACTTGAAAATTCGTGTAAAAGTTGCTAATTCTACTTTCTAATAGAGTCGTTAGTTCAGCAGCTCTCGGAGAGAATTCCATGATTCTATTTAGGCTATAATATATAAGGGGAATACCGCTTTCAATTTCAAAGAGCTCCATTTCCGCTACAAAAAGAATCCATGTACTTAACAGTATAGAGCCTTCCTCCCAGTACAAACTGATAATTGGACAGGGAAGTTGTAAATCCGTGAGAACTTCGGCTAGAAGAGAGGGGTCTAGCGCGCCCGCCTCTTCCTTCGCTGCTTTCGTACACCAGGGGGATAAAAGCCCACGGAGCGGTAGGCTAAGCCGGAAAGAGAGAGAGCAGTTGGTTCTATAATTGAAATAATGGAAATGCTCTGTCGTAGAGCTTCGCTAGCAGTGTCGAGCTTTGCTAGCGATTCGACTGTAACTAAGGACCTGAATGGAATTTCAGAGCTCTCACGCTGCTATCTAAAGAATGAAGAAAGCGCTACTGAATGAGAGTGAGTGAAGTGAGTAAGCCCTTTTAGAGATAGAGGCGAGCCAAAGAGAAGTTGTAGCAACGAGCTACTAAGGAGTGACTGTGTTGAAGCTTCAAACGTAAGGCTCGCGACGACTTCGAGCGAACCCAACCCATTTGAGGTGACTGCTGCTGCTTTCGATGCCGAAGACACAACAGTCGGTACTGCTAGGGACTCCTTTTTGGCACCGGGATAGGGTGGCGCAAAGCGAGTTCTACcatgattattattttatatgtaattataaGAAAGGGGTGCTAGCAGGATAGTGGAAGCCAGTCGACTGATATGGAGAGGTGCGGAAGGTTGAGATAGCAGAAATGAAAGTCCCTTCAAACGCGTGTTTATGGAGTTCGACGATCGTCTCGGAATGCTAAGATTGAAACACTCCTAGCCCCACAGCTCTTTGTGTTGGGGCCGGCCGAGATAACCATTTCATACCTCCCCTGATTTTCAATTGTTAGTTGCCAAGGTTTGCCTTATACAGCTTAATTCGCAGGCAGCAGAAAGTTTTGTGTCAGCAGCTCTACAGAGCCAGGGATACTGTCCCATAAATGGGAATAGGTCCATACGATCGAATAGGGTCTCTGCCAACCAGTGAGGAAATTAGTTGGAAGTCCTTATTGCGTGTAAGGCTGGAA harbors:
- the LOC122605527 gene encoding ATP synthase subunit alpha, mitochondrial, yielding MEFSPRAAELTTLLESRISNFYTNFQVDEIGRVVSVGDGIARVYGLNEIQAGEMVEFASGVKGIVLNLENENVGIVVFGSDTAIKEGDLVKRTGSIVDVAAGKAMLGGVVDALGVPIDGRGALSDHERRRVEVKAPGIIECKSVHEPMQTGLKEVDSLVPIGRGERELIIGDRQTGKTAIAIDTILKQKQMNSRSTSESETLYCVYVAIGHKRSAVVQLVQILSKANAMEYSILVAATASDPAPLQFLAPYSGCAMGEYFRDNGMNALIIYDDLSKQAVAYRQMSLLLRRPPGREAFPGDVFYLHSRLLERAAKRSDQTGAGSLTALPIIEIQAGDVSAYIPTNVISITDGQICLETELFYRGIRPAINVGLSVSRVGSAAQLKTMKQVYSSLKLELAQYREVAAFAQFGSDLDAATQALLNRGARLTEVLKQPQYAPLPIEKQILVIYAAVNGFCDRMPIDRISQYERAILKSIKTELLQSLLEKGGLTNERKMELDAFLKECALGYTI